One Periophthalmus magnuspinnatus isolate fPerMag1 chromosome 4, fPerMag1.2.pri, whole genome shotgun sequence genomic window, GCGCGACCTCCTGACCTCCTCCTGACCTCCTCCTGACCTCCTCCTGACCCGTGAGGTCCCAGAGGTTCACCTGGGGCCGGTCTCTCACACTCTTTACGTTACATAATAGCTGTGTGTTTGGAGCCGCCCGTCATTAAACTCTGACAGCAGCTGCACCGCCCCGGGCCCCTGGAGCGGAGGAGGGGCccctggagcagaggaggggcccctggagcagaggaggggcccttggagcagaggaggggcccTTGGAGCTGAGGAGGGGCCCTTGGAGCTGAGGAGGGGCCCCTGGAGCTGAGGAGGGGCCCTTGGAGCTGAGGAGGGGCCCCTGGAGCTGAGGAGGGGCCcttggagcagaggaggggcccTTGGAGCTGAGGAGGGGCCCCTGGAGCTGAGGAGGGGCccctggagcagaggaggggcccCTGGAGCTGAGGAGGGGCCCTTGGAGCTGAGGAGGGGCCCTTGGAACTCAAATGATGCGTGTGGTCAGTGGGGTTTACTCAAATTtggctcaaaataaaatatatatcacaataattattaaatcgaggtttacagttttttaaaaagtcactaaaacatcaGTTAGCTTAAATTTCCGACCGCTCACCTGAACATGAGCCGCGCCCGCTAAAGTttaacagaaaaatacattttattcataaatgAGCCGCGGGTTTTATGTCGTAACACGAGAAATTTACGCAGAAAGACGCGACATTACAgttattcagattaattcatgacGTTGTAAAACCCTGCGCCGCTGTTAGCAAACTGCGCTAACACCTGTGCAAAACGCTGCTCAGCTagtgctaacctagcgatagcaaagtcgacacaaacacagattcaaacaaatccaaactaacacaaactacagtcGATAGTTTATTTCTCATGGTGTGTTATTTGTGATGGAGATTTTCAGCTTAAGTTTGGACGTTTGTGTCGTAAATGTGCGTCTGGAAGTTGTCGCTCATgtaagtttttcatgtttttcaaatccataataactccacacatcagacttcaccttcttcagTGGACGATAGAAATGAGACCCACTGCCCacgagccacaggagcagaaaCATGTGTCACTGCTAtgacagagcgcccccttgtggacaaacaccagaactaacatttaaacattgaaaCCAGAAAACTGAGTCAGTCTGTGCAACGatcatgattattaaaaaatgccacaaacaattagatggtcctggtttggtcctggtttagtcctggttcagtcctggtttagtcctggttcagtcctggtttagtcctggttcagtcctggtttagtcctgctttaagtttaatgccatactgtggaacattccaggtaaagcagctTTAAACAGCAGATGTTTCCAGTGATTCCATCTCAAACCGACCGGATCAAACATGAAACAACAAACTCCAAATATTTATCGACAATATTACATCATCACCAGGATCCAGAACACAATTcaacactttaacactttaacactttgACACTTTAACATTTCGACACTTTAACACTTTGACACGACTCTGCTGAATCCACCTATTCAgatgggagtgattgacaggtggatcagccaatcagggacaggcgtcGTTGgacatgtcattttcacagtgtTAGATTTAAAATGCAGTAAACTCTGTGTCCACTGGGGGCGCTGTTCACTCAGGTGTTTGATCAAATATTAACAGTATTTCACCCTCTGCTCTGAGGGTTTGTGTTACCGccgagaagaagaagaagaagaagtgtcCAAAAACATCACAGTGAAACAAAACGCTCAGACGTGTTTCCTCCCCAGAAGCACGAAGCTCCTCCCACTGCGGAAAACTCTAAACTCAAACTCTaaactctttctttctttctctcttctctccttttttcctctttctctctcctcccacctcactctcttctttctctctctctcttcagtgTCTCCATGAAACAGTCCAGACAGAGCCCAGCACCTCCTCCTGTCactgcacctcctcctgtcactgtacctcctcctgtctctacacctcctcctgtctctacacctcctcctgtcactgcacctcctcctgtctctacaCCTCCTGTCactgcacctcctcctgtctctacacctcctcctgtctctcctcctgtcactACACCTCCTCCTATCATTCCTCCTGTCactgcacctcctcctgtcactgcacctcctcctgtctctacacctcctcctgtcactatacacctcctcctgtctctacaCCTCCTCCTATCATTCCTCCTGTCACTgtacctcctcctgtctctacacctcctcctgtctctacacctcctcctgtctctacacctcctcctgtcactgcacctcctcctgtctctacaCCTCCTGTCactgcacctcctcctgtctctacaCCTCCTGTCactgcacctcctcctgtctctacacctcctcctgtcactcctcctgtctctacacctcctcctgtcactatacacctcctcctgtcactgcacctcctcctgtctctacacctcctcctgtcactatacacctcctcctgtctctacaCCTCCTCCTATCATTCCTCCTGTCactgcacctcctcctgtcactgtacctcctcctgtctctacacctcctcctgtcactgcacctcctcctgtctctacaCCTCCTGTCactgcacctcctcctgtctctacacctcctcctgtcACTATACACCTCCTCCTGTCACATTATCAGGAGGTCGACTCCGGAGGTggagtttaaataaaatgtcacaGCTGCAGAACAAACCACAAACTGATCCACAGGAAACAAAACTCACGTCTGCTCAGAATCAGACTAAACTCAAATGACACCATCAAATTCTCCACATGATTCTAGAAacgaaggtggagtttaaaaacacggtggagcacttcctgtatcgccacatgatcaCGTCACAAATCACAAAACCTGGAGTAGTacgtttgtttcattaatccacaaATCCAAACTCGtcttctctgagcctcaaaCATTCACTGCATTTTTCccggattgttgcgtcacagacAAAACTCCAATTGCCTCCTGCTcagttttaagcccataaaccatcactggactcTGCGGTCAAACTGTGTCCACAACAAACGCATAgctctgttagcatagcatCCACGGACtccatttgtttactttttaaatgttcattcctgttgctgacagcagagggcgctccaACGCTCACACGCCTCATTGGAAACAGAGGCGAAGTTTATAAAGTagattttataatatttaaagcCAGAAAATGTGAAGTACTGAAACCAAAGAGGCTAAATTAAAGCCAGAAGATTTGCGTACATGTTCTTTAAGTCGAAAAGTGTGTTCAAACGTGTGTGCGgcagtgacctctgacctctgatcaGGTGCTGTCTCTTCCTGAAGTAGGTGACTTTGGAGGTGTAGTCGTTGTAGACGGAgttcatccctctgttctccaGCCAGTGCGCCGTGGCCACGCCCCTGCTCTGGGCCTTCAGAGAGTTCACCCGAGTATCCCGCCGAAGCTCCAGCACCACCCGCCCGCGCACCACCTCCCCCCCGGTGAAGGCGGCGTCTCCGGGTCGGTCCAGCTCCACCGAGAACGAGCGGATGGAGCTCAGCGACATCTCAGCTGCAGACGACGCAGACGGGACATTACAAACAGGCATATCTGAACCCTTCTTACAGTCAGTCGGATGATCccgtacgaggctccgcccacgagCCCACGTCACCCACGCCCCCACACGACAACCCTCCACAAATCtacaaaaaacatgacacaaaactgtacactacgacttcacaaacccggTGTGACGTGCAGTAGCGGcttattgtgttgtgatagtgctctgaagggggaggggcttagcacggAGAGGGGAGTAACAGCTGAGTTATAATCTTAAAAACCGGGACAAATCAGGAACgattcttaaatataattatgttttatattttgcgGTGAAACGTCCAAACTGTCACAAGTCATAAGTTTCAAGGAGCGCTCCTCCGTCGTCATAGCGATTAAGCAGATCAAATATTctgtctattttttgttttctgttctaatgttgtttcctcgtcacaaacagacctggagttgtgttttgtttgtttcattcccacatgtttaacacaaaaaacctgCAGaattagactgagttcttctctcaaactgaaaacactccgttccaccttgtgatgtcatcatgtggcgatacaggaagtgctccactgtgtttttaaaccccacgcgtcttcatttctagaatcaaccggatcatttcagctcctggaattgccgcgtacctcgactgaactaaaaggcAAAACGTAGCCGTTCGCTTTGAAAAcgaccactcgatgacatcacaaggtggaacggcgcgtttttgagctttggagatgtggacagattaataataaatgaaacaaaacaccactccgggtgtgtttttgaccTTCACGGTGTGAAGTCCAGCCGCGGAAACGTCCCGTCGTATTGTCGTACAGTTTAtctgcgttgtgttgtgaaTAACTGGCCGGTACACGGTGCGGTTCTTCGTAGTTTAATCTGTCCAGCCAACGTAAATACTGTGTAATAACTCGTAAACTGTACAAATAGTAGCTCGTAAATGTCCCAGATTATGTAATTAATGTGGCAGTCATTATACAAcgaataattaaacaaaaaaacacaatttataatGACAGAGCTGAAGTCAGTGACCCCCTCCTGCCCAACGCTCATCAATTTATCACTgtcaccaccagagggcgctaCTCAATCACAATAAATCTGCCAAATTAAAAGTAATGACAAGTGGaatcaaaaaaacatttaatctcTGCCACAACAGCACGTGACACAACAGGATTATTTCGcgttttactgtttaaaagtCGCACGGCTCTGATTCCTGACGCAGGACACGCGGGACATCTGGATCCTGCTCTAAACATAAACAGTCTGGTATAAACGCGCCTTTGGTGACAAGATCAGGTCCGGGTCCCGGTCCAGATCCAGGTCCAGCTgtggatggatgtttttttattctaggAGACGTGTCGTttgagcaaagggaggaggacAAAGGCGTaacatttaaacatgtcttATCTTTAAAAAGTCTCCGCACTCACCCTGTGCGTCGGGCCAAACGGAGCAGCTGCTTTTGTTTAAACTTGAGATAAATCCACGCGCCGTTTGACacgtcctgctctggtcctgctctggtcctggtcctcctctggtcctcctctggtcctcctctggtcctcctctggtcctcctctggtcctcgtCCCGTTCTGTCCCCCTGCGCGCTGGTACGGCTGATTACGCACAGACGCTGCTCTTTATAAAGGCTGACGTCCTCGCCCGCGGCTCTGGTCCAATCAGGGACGTCGCCCGGAgacaagccccgccccctgccagTCGCTCCGGACCGCTGCGTTGTCATGACGACGGCGGAGTGACGTGAGGACGCCTCGTGCGCAGATGTGTACAGTGTAAATACTGAGGCTTCAACTGttcacaacaaaacataaacacgaGGGATGTTTGAGAGAGACATGTCCCAGAGCACCCACAGGGCACCCCAGAGCACCTCCAGAGCACCCCAGACCACCCCCAGAGCACCTCCAGAGCACCCCAGACCACCCCCAGAGCACCTCCAAAGCACCCACAGAGCACCTCCAGAGCACCCACAGAACACCCACAGAGCACCCACAGAGCACCTCCAGAGCACCCCAGACCACCCCCAGAGCACCTCCAGAGCACCCACAGAGCACCTCCAGAGCACCCCAGACCACCCCCAGAGCACCTCCAGAGCACCCACAGAGCACCCACAGAGCACCTCCAGAGCACCCCAGAGCACCTCCAGAGCACCCCAGACCACCCCCAGAGCACCTCCAGAGCACCCACAGAGCACCTCCAGAGCACCCCAGACCACCCCCAGAGCACCTCCAGAGCACCCACAGAGCACCTCCAGAGCACCTCCAGAGCACCCCAGACCACCCCCAGAGCACCTCCAAAGCACCCACAGAGCACCTCCAGAGCACCTCCAGAGCACCCCAGACCACCCCCAGAGCAccccagagcacacacagaacacCCCAGAGCACCCACAGAGCACCCCAGAGCATCCCCCAGAGCACCCCAGAGCACCCACAGAGCACCCACAGAGCACCTCCAGAGCACCCACAGAGCACCTCCAGAGCACCCCAAGAGCACCCCAGAGCACCCACAGAGCACCCCAGAGCACCTCCAAACCCCCCCCAGAGCGCCCTCAGAGCACCCCAGACCACCCCCAGAGCACCCACAGTGCACCTCCAGAGCACCCACAGTGCACCCCAGAGCACCCCAAGAGCACCTCCAAACCCTCCCCAGAGCGTCCCCATGGCACCCACAGAGCGACCCCCCAGAGCGACCCCAGAGCATCCCCAGAGCACCCCAGAGCACCCACAGAGTACCCCAAGAGCACCTCCAGAGCAATCCCCAGAGCGCCTCCAGAGCGTCCCCAGAGCACCTCCAGAGCACCCCCAGAGCGTCCCCAGAGCACCTCCAGAGCACCCCCAGAGCGTCCCCAGAGCACCCACAGAGCACCCTCAGAGCGCCTCAAGAGCGACCCCCCAGAGCACTCCAGAGCACCCATAGAGCACCTCCAGAGTGCCCCAAGAGCACCTCCAGAGCGCCCCCAGAGCGACCCCCCAGAGCGCCTCCAGAGCACCTCCAGAGCACCCCAGAGCACCTCCAGAGCGCCCCCCGTCTTCTCTGCAAGGACAGAACCCTCCTGTGGGCTGAGACACATCCATTTGAGATCATAAAGCTGAGATCTGAGTCCACTGCAGACAGAGGACGGGGGTCGTCCAGCTGTGAGGACACGGGGGGTCACAGGACGGgcagtgggagggcatctgacacagctGCAGtcccagaggagaggggcacaAGGAACGACATCCAGGTGAGCGGGACGGTGACTGTAGGTGACGGGGAAAGCgacaggacacagaggggagtGTGTTACCATGACGACCGCACCTCCTGAAGCAGCTCGGGTAAAACTGTGGGTTTATTTCTGCcccaaactggactggacttaAGTTCATTCAAAGAGGAAAGTTTTAAGACTGTTCTTTAGTGTAGAgactctttattttatttattaattctgTATTTAACCAGAGAAAACTTTAAATGTAATTCTAAACTTGACAGAAGCCAGAGACTCCAGCTCTGGGGCGATGTGTTTTCCTCTTCTTTTACTTCCTGACGTACATTTTGAACCAGTTAAAACCTTTTATAGACATTTTTTGTCCACGAGGCTCGAGGGGACAGACAGTAATCGAGACTTGATCTAACAAATGTATGg contains:
- the LOC117369930 gene encoding uncharacterized protein LOC117369930, which produces MFERDMSQSTHRAPQSTSRAPQTTPRAPPEHPRPPPEHLQSTHRAPPEHPQNTHRAPTEHLQSTPDHPQSTSRAPTEHLQSTPDHPQSTSRAPTEHPQSTSRAPQSTSRAPQTTPRAPPEHPQSTSRAPQTTPRAPPEHPQSTSRAPPEHPRPPPEHLQSTHRAPPEHLQSTPDHPQSTPEHTQNTPEHPQSTPEHPPEHPRAPTEHPQSTSRAPTEHLQSTPRAPQSTHRAPQSTSKPPPERPQSTPDHPQSTHSAPPEHPQCTPEHPKSTSKPSPERPHGTHRATPQSDPRASPEHPRAPTEYPKSTSRAIPRAPPERPQSTSRAPPERPQSTSRAPPERPQSTHRAPSERLKSDPPEHSRAPIEHLQSAPRAPPERPQSDPPERLQSTSRAPQSTSRAPPVFSARTEPSCGLRHIHLRS